One Acidobacteriota bacterium DNA window includes the following coding sequences:
- a CDS encoding zinc metallopeptidase: MRWTPGGRSRDLEDRRGETPGYGGGGMRLGRVAPIGLGGLAILFVLSLLTGQDFLSLLSSGPAGDAPAPGSSGPVATTAAEEELTQFVSFVLDDTQNTWEQILGPQYERARLVLFRDAIDSACGFAQSATGPFYCPADRKVYIDLGFYDELRQRFRAGGDFAQAYVLAHEIGHHVQTLTGTEQQVRRLQGANPADANALSVRMELQADCYAGVWGHSSAQRNILEEGDVEEGLNAAAAIGDDRIQRMGGGRVSPERFTHGSSAQRVEWFRRGLESGRVDACNTFSAGR; the protein is encoded by the coding sequence ATGCGCTGGACACCCGGTGGACGAAGTCGTGATCTCGAGGACCGGCGCGGCGAGACGCCTGGCTACGGAGGCGGCGGCATGCGGCTCGGGCGTGTCGCCCCCATCGGCCTGGGCGGCCTGGCCATCCTGTTCGTGCTGAGCCTCCTGACCGGACAGGACTTCCTCTCGCTGCTCTCGAGCGGGCCGGCTGGCGACGCACCAGCGCCCGGCTCGTCGGGTCCGGTGGCCACGACGGCCGCCGAGGAAGAGCTGACGCAGTTCGTGTCGTTCGTCCTCGACGACACACAGAACACCTGGGAGCAGATCCTCGGCCCGCAGTACGAACGCGCGAGACTGGTGCTCTTTCGTGATGCCATCGACTCGGCGTGCGGCTTCGCCCAATCGGCCACGGGCCCGTTCTACTGCCCGGCCGACCGCAAGGTCTACATCGACCTGGGGTTCTACGACGAGCTGCGCCAGCGGTTCCGGGCAGGCGGCGACTTCGCGCAGGCCTACGTCCTGGCCCACGAGATCGGCCATCACGTCCAGACGCTCACGGGAACGGAGCAGCAGGTTCGGCGCCTGCAGGGCGCGAACCCGGCCGACGCGAACGCGCTTTCCGTGCGCATGGAGCTGCAGGCGGACTGCTACGCGGGCGTGTGGGGCCATTCGTCGGCACAGCGGAACATCCTGGAGGAAGGCGACGTGGAAGAAGGGCTGAACGCCGCGGCAGCCATCGGCGACGACCGCATCCAGCGCATGGGCGGCGGGCGCGTGTCGCCGGAGCGGTTCACCCACGGCTCGTCCGCTCAACGCGTCGAGTGGTTTCGACGCGGGCTCGAGAGCGGCCGCGTCGACGCCTGCAACACGTTCAGCGCGGGTCGCTGA
- a CDS encoding fumarate reductase/succinate dehydrogenase flavoprotein subunit produces the protein MSQYPVLQHDVLVIGAGGAGLRAAIEASAQGATVGVITKSLLGKAHTVMAEGGMAAALANVDDRDNWRVHFADTMRGGQYLNNWRMAELHAKEAPDRVRELEAWGAVFDRTKDGRILQRNFGGHRYPRLAHVGDRTGLELIRTLQDHGVHRGLDVHMEHTVVSLLTDGGRIAGAVAYDRERGRFNVFQAKAVVLATGGLGRAYKITSNSWEYTGDGYALAYEAGAALQDLEFIQFHPTGMVWPPSVRGILVTEGVRGEGGVLLNKEGRRFMFDDIPENYRNQTAKDADEGWRYTQGDKTANRPPELLTRDHVARCINREVKAGRGSPHGGVFLDIAWIKTKLPNGADHIRRKLPSMYHQFMQLANLDITETPMEVGPTTHYTMGGVQVDGDTQMSTVPGLFAAGEAAAGLHGANRLGGNSLSDLIVFGKRAGEHAALFARANGAAHLDDRQIESAVHHALAPFDRGTSGENPYAVQHDLQDMMQDLVGIVRQESEMREALERLSALRARAERAGVGGNREYNNGWHTAIDLHNLLTVSEAITRCALERRESRGAHFREDYPEKSAEFASFNHVIRKDADGRMTLSRGPIPQMPAELQQVIEENK, from the coding sequence ATGAGTCAATATCCGGTCCTGCAGCATGACGTGCTCGTCATCGGGGCGGGCGGCGCCGGACTGCGCGCGGCGATCGAAGCGTCGGCGCAGGGCGCGACCGTCGGAGTCATCACCAAGTCGCTGCTCGGCAAGGCGCACACCGTCATGGCCGAAGGCGGCATGGCCGCGGCGCTCGCCAACGTCGACGATCGCGACAACTGGCGCGTCCACTTCGCCGACACGATGCGCGGCGGCCAGTACCTGAACAACTGGCGGATGGCGGAGCTGCACGCCAAGGAGGCGCCCGATCGCGTCCGCGAGCTGGAAGCCTGGGGCGCCGTCTTCGATCGGACGAAGGACGGCCGGATCCTCCAGCGCAACTTCGGCGGGCACCGATATCCGCGCCTCGCCCACGTCGGCGACCGCACGGGCCTCGAGCTGATTCGCACGCTGCAGGATCACGGCGTCCACCGCGGCCTCGACGTTCACATGGAACACACGGTCGTGAGCCTGCTCACCGACGGCGGGCGGATCGCCGGCGCCGTCGCCTACGATCGCGAACGCGGCCGGTTCAACGTGTTCCAGGCGAAGGCCGTCGTGCTCGCGACCGGCGGGCTCGGCCGCGCGTACAAGATCACCAGCAACAGTTGGGAGTACACGGGCGACGGCTACGCGCTGGCCTACGAGGCCGGCGCCGCGCTGCAGGATCTCGAGTTCATCCAGTTCCACCCCACCGGCATGGTCTGGCCGCCGAGCGTGCGCGGCATCCTCGTCACCGAAGGCGTGCGCGGCGAGGGCGGCGTCCTCCTCAACAAGGAGGGGCGCCGGTTCATGTTCGACGACATCCCCGAGAACTACCGGAATCAGACCGCGAAGGATGCCGACGAAGGCTGGCGCTACACGCAGGGCGACAAGACGGCCAACCGGCCGCCAGAGCTGCTGACTCGCGATCACGTCGCGCGCTGCATCAACCGGGAGGTCAAGGCCGGGCGCGGCAGCCCTCACGGCGGCGTGTTCCTCGACATCGCCTGGATCAAGACGAAGCTGCCGAACGGCGCGGATCACATCCGGCGCAAGCTGCCGAGCATGTACCACCAGTTCATGCAGCTCGCGAACCTGGACATCACCGAAACGCCGATGGAGGTCGGGCCGACGACCCACTACACGATGGGCGGCGTGCAGGTGGACGGCGACACGCAGATGTCCACCGTGCCGGGTCTGTTCGCGGCGGGTGAAGCGGCCGCGGGCCTGCACGGCGCCAACCGGCTCGGCGGCAACTCGCTGTCGGACCTGATCGTGTTCGGAAAGCGCGCCGGCGAGCATGCCGCGCTGTTCGCCAGAGCCAACGGCGCCGCACATCTGGACGATCGGCAGATCGAGTCGGCCGTCCACCACGCGCTCGCGCCGTTCGACCGCGGCACGAGCGGCGAGAATCCGTACGCCGTCCAGCACGATCTGCAGGACATGATGCAGGACCTCGTCGGCATCGTCCGGCAGGAGTCCGAGATGCGCGAAGCGCTCGAGCGGCTGAGCGCGCTGCGGGCCCGGGCGGAGCGGGCTGGCGTCGGCGGCAACCGGGAGTACAACAACGGCTGGCACACGGCGATCGACCTGCACAACCTGCTGACCGTCTCGGAGGCGATCACGCGGTGCGCGCTCGAGCGCCGCGAGAGCCGGGGCGCACACTTCCGGGAGGACTACCCGGAGAAGTCCGCCGAGTTCGCGTCGTTCAATCACGTCATCCGCAAGGACGCGGACGGCCGGATGACGCTCTCGCGAGGCCCGATCCCCCAGATGCCGGCCGAGTTGCAGCAGGTCATCGAGGAGAACAAGTAG
- a CDS encoding ABC transporter permease, with product MREILTQVVFNLRANRLRSVLTMFGISWGVISVVILSAMGEGFQQGNQHVLEELGRNIAIVWGGRTSLHAGGERAGRVVRLTVADARALAGESALIAVVSPEIQRGGVTVKSAYNAAALMVHGIEPQYQQIRTIDVERGRSFTAADDERALRVAIVGADAATQLFGGRNGLGDMIELNGLPYTVIGTIRRKDQDSNYSGPDNDKVFVPFAAMARDFPRPGTDPGVVSQIIITPRASVVDELPRVLDARTGRIEDVDWPLAREVRRVLAPRHRFDPADREALAIWDTSLQTLMFSRLIRKMKDFFSAVGLVTLALGGLGVMNIMLVAVQERTREIGVRKALGATTRQIQRQFFLEGFLLTIFSGLLGLAVAAGLSAAVNTLPMPPRFQGLTITWHAGAFALLALVIVGVATSTYPARRAAQLPPVEALRYEG from the coding sequence ATGCGCGAGATCCTGACCCAGGTCGTCTTCAACCTGCGGGCGAACCGGCTCCGCAGCGTGCTGACGATGTTCGGGATCTCGTGGGGCGTGATCTCCGTCGTGATCCTCTCCGCCATGGGCGAAGGGTTCCAGCAAGGCAATCAGCACGTGCTCGAGGAGCTCGGCCGCAACATCGCGATCGTCTGGGGCGGCCGGACGTCGCTCCACGCGGGCGGCGAACGGGCCGGTCGCGTCGTCCGGCTGACGGTGGCCGACGCGCGCGCGCTCGCCGGCGAGTCCGCCCTGATCGCCGTCGTCAGCCCCGAGATCCAGCGAGGCGGTGTGACGGTCAAGAGCGCCTACAATGCCGCGGCGCTGATGGTGCACGGCATCGAGCCGCAGTACCAGCAGATCCGCACGATCGACGTCGAGCGCGGGCGTTCGTTCACGGCGGCCGACGACGAGCGCGCGTTGCGGGTGGCGATCGTCGGCGCCGACGCGGCCACGCAACTGTTCGGCGGCCGCAACGGTCTCGGCGACATGATCGAGCTGAACGGCCTGCCGTACACGGTCATCGGCACGATCCGCCGCAAGGACCAGGACAGCAACTACAGCGGCCCGGACAACGACAAGGTCTTCGTCCCGTTCGCCGCGATGGCGCGCGACTTCCCGCGGCCGGGCACCGATCCGGGCGTCGTCTCGCAGATCATCATCACGCCGCGGGCCTCCGTCGTCGACGAGCTTCCGCGCGTGCTCGACGCGCGCACGGGGCGCATCGAGGACGTCGACTGGCCGCTCGCGCGCGAGGTGCGCCGCGTGCTCGCGCCGAGGCATCGCTTCGACCCGGCCGACCGCGAGGCGCTCGCCATCTGGGACACGTCGCTCCAGACGTTGATGTTCAGCCGCTTGATCCGGAAGATGAAGGACTTCTTCAGCGCCGTCGGGCTCGTCACGCTGGCGCTCGGCGGGCTCGGTGTCATGAACATCATGCTCGTCGCCGTGCAGGAGCGCACCCGCGAGATCGGCGTGCGCAAGGCGCTCGGCGCGACGACCCGCCAGATTCAGCGGCAGTTCTTCCTCGAGGGGTTCCTTCTGACGATCTTCAGCGGCCTCCTCGGGCTGGCGGTCGCCGCCGGCCTCTCGGCGGCGGTGAACACGCTGCCGATGCCGCCTCGATTCCAGGGCCTGACCATCACCTGGCACGCCGGCGCGTTCGCCCTGCTCGCGCTCGTCATCGTCGGCGTCGCGACCTCGACGTATCCGGCACGGCGCGCCGCGCAGCTTCCGCCCGTCGAGGCCCTGAGGTACGAAGGCTGA
- a CDS encoding ABC transporter permease: MIADALARRGAQTRRRHAGSATLLETAAQAFAGLRRNWSRTLLATLGISWGIVSVVTLLAYGEGFNQALARGFRGAFGDGVSVMWPGQTSLQSGGERAGRPVRLRLADAEAVGDVPLVKAWSPEFMRDLAVVWGLRQAVALGRGVAPDYATMRSQTPAVGRFIDAEDVRLQRRVVFLGSEIARKIFGQTPAIGQSVRLQGMSFDVIGVQKEKVQLSSYGRPDSESVFIPYTTAGQLWNTEYLSVLIFQAVDPALDAKATAAVKTVLGQRLRFNPTDDRAVRIFGSSESAKFTSSIVLGLELVLSFIGVLTLAIGGVGVMNIMFVSVTERTQEIGLRKALGARRGTILRQFLIEGLITTFAGGAAGIALSAGLVWLISPRPFLSELLDDSTGSADIHLVMSLELVAISTAILVVVGLVSALVPAVRAARMDPIEALRHE; this comes from the coding sequence ATGATCGCCGACGCGCTCGCCCGGCGCGGCGCGCAAACGCGCCGCCGGCACGCCGGCTCGGCCACGCTGCTCGAGACGGCGGCGCAGGCGTTCGCCGGCCTGCGCCGCAACTGGTCGCGGACGCTGCTCGCGACGCTCGGCATCTCCTGGGGCATCGTGTCGGTCGTCACGTTGCTGGCCTATGGCGAGGGGTTCAACCAGGCGCTCGCTCGTGGATTCCGCGGAGCCTTCGGCGACGGCGTCTCCGTCATGTGGCCGGGACAGACGAGCCTGCAGTCGGGCGGCGAACGCGCGGGACGCCCCGTGCGGTTGAGGCTGGCGGACGCCGAAGCGGTGGGCGACGTCCCGCTGGTCAAGGCCTGGAGCCCGGAGTTCATGCGCGATCTGGCGGTCGTCTGGGGGCTCAGGCAGGCGGTCGCGCTCGGGCGCGGCGTGGCGCCAGACTACGCCACGATGCGGTCCCAGACGCCCGCGGTCGGGCGCTTCATCGACGCCGAGGACGTCCGGCTGCAACGCCGCGTCGTGTTCCTCGGCAGCGAAATCGCGCGCAAGATCTTCGGGCAGACGCCGGCGATTGGACAGTCCGTGCGGCTCCAGGGCATGTCGTTCGATGTCATCGGCGTGCAGAAGGAGAAGGTGCAGCTCTCGAGCTATGGCCGGCCGGACAGCGAAAGCGTGTTCATCCCGTACACGACCGCCGGGCAGCTCTGGAACACCGAGTACTTGAGCGTGCTCATCTTCCAGGCGGTCGATCCGGCGCTCGACGCGAAGGCAACCGCGGCCGTCAAGACCGTGCTGGGACAACGGCTGCGGTTCAACCCGACCGACGATCGGGCCGTGCGCATCTTCGGATCGAGCGAGAGCGCGAAGTTCACGAGCAGCATCGTGCTCGGGCTCGAGCTCGTGCTGTCGTTCATCGGCGTGCTGACGCTCGCCATCGGCGGCGTCGGCGTGATGAACATCATGTTCGTGTCGGTCACGGAACGGACACAAGAGATCGGACTGCGCAAGGCGCTCGGCGCCAGACGAGGGACGATCCTGCGTCAGTTCCTGATCGAGGGGCTCATCACGACGTTCGCCGGGGGCGCTGCCGGTATCGCGCTGTCGGCCGGGCTCGTCTGGCTGATCAGCCCGCGGCCGTTCCTATCCGAGCTGCTCGACGACTCGACGGGCTCGGCCGACATCCATCTCGTGATGTCGCTCGAGCTCGTCGCCATCTCCACGGCGATCCTCGTCGTCGTGGGCCTCGTCAGCGCCCTGGTCCCGGCGGTGCGCGCTGCCAGGATGGACCCGATCGAGGCGCTCAGGCACGAATGA
- a CDS encoding succinate dehydrogenase/fumarate reductase iron-sulfur subunit, translated as MAMRTFRLWRGARGQGEFREYTTDAGEGMVVLDAVHAIQASDAPDLACRWNCKAGKCGSCSAEINGSPRLMCMTRLDQLPADQPVTVEPLRAFPHVKDLVTDVSWNFEVKKRIKEFTPRPPDAPDGTWRMQQDDIDRVQEFRKCIECFLCQDVCHVLRDHHKHDEFIGPRFLVYAAALEMHPLDSADRVPALKEQFGIGYCNITKCCTKVCPEHITITDNAIIPLKERVVDRFYDPISRLLRVFKG; from the coding sequence ATGGCCATGCGGACGTTCCGACTCTGGCGCGGTGCACGCGGACAGGGAGAGTTCCGCGAGTACACGACGGACGCCGGCGAGGGCATGGTCGTGCTCGACGCCGTGCACGCGATTCAGGCGTCGGACGCGCCCGACCTGGCGTGCCGCTGGAACTGCAAGGCCGGCAAGTGCGGGTCGTGTTCGGCCGAGATCAACGGATCTCCGCGCCTGATGTGCATGACGCGGCTCGATCAGCTTCCGGCCGATCAGCCGGTGACGGTCGAACCGCTGCGCGCGTTCCCGCACGTGAAGGATCTCGTCACGGACGTGTCGTGGAACTTCGAGGTCAAGAAGCGCATCAAGGAGTTCACGCCGCGGCCGCCCGATGCGCCCGACGGTACGTGGCGGATGCAGCAGGACGACATCGATCGCGTCCAGGAATTCCGCAAGTGCATCGAGTGCTTCCTGTGCCAGGACGTGTGCCACGTGCTGCGCGACCATCACAAGCACGACGAGTTCATCGGGCCGCGCTTCCTCGTGTACGCGGCCGCACTCGAAATGCACCCGCTCGACTCGGCCGACCGGGTGCCGGCGCTCAAGGAACAGTTCGGGATCGGCTACTGCAACATCACCAAGTGCTGCACGAAAGTCTGCCCCGAGCACATCACGATCACCGACAACGCCATCATCCCGCTGAAGGAACGGGTGGTCGATCGCTTCTACGACCCGATCTCGAGGCTGCTGCGGGTGTTCAAGGGATAG
- a CDS encoding TonB-dependent receptor: MPHAAAWLLAWLIARQAVPAPVAVEPAIIKGQVVNGRTLSPIADVLVALSETDRSARTSPDGRFAFEDLTPGTYTLTVSTVGYIFVRRPITVSSGSIVDLQVPLAEGTGTYEESVHVTAGPADHTPPTASVALTSSALQDLREMAADDPVRAMQALPGASTGDDFRAEFSVRGSAFRHGGIVVDGTPTNLMFHAMGGLEDPGSIAMINTDVLASASLDVGAHALTHGDWLGPTIAFDLREGSRDRRALRFAVSGTNASVVAEGPLGAGRRGSWLVSVRRSYVDWLVRVLEPDIDATVGFYDGQAKVGYDLTPRQHVEALFIGGRAHYENSTATGANQINHAWSNAMLGSAAWRLTHDRVLVSQRLSFVGNHIDITGRSGQALGVGQTRSLLWRADASFFAAPGWQIDGGLKVERSSTDQTLRAFANAAGVLELRADLPFDRARTIGDGWGQVIRTTSRGRLAMGARVAHDTATGSTGTSPWLVGHHEIGIVHVFGGVSGARQFPALSEMGRAPEPLQAERAWNADLGVAQPISAKTHWRVAAFRRREWNGLRAIEEDRLASGDRIVGSPFTLLASRLDTRASGVELVLERRSETGASGWVGYTWSHARATDTTTGEGFDADFDQRHTFNLFVQQRVSYRVKLFAKLRMGSNFPIVGYFDGSANDLVLGAERNLVRLPVYSRFDIGGRRTFTFRRSRLTMFIEFVNLWNRRNLGPGRGSIRSNLAAIGYAERLLPLVPSGGLLLEF, translated from the coding sequence ATGCCGCACGCCGCCGCCTGGCTCCTCGCATGGCTCATCGCCAGGCAGGCGGTGCCGGCGCCGGTTGCCGTTGAGCCGGCGATCATCAAAGGTCAGGTCGTGAACGGCCGCACGCTCTCGCCGATCGCGGACGTGCTCGTCGCGCTCAGCGAAACGGACCGGTCCGCGCGCACGTCGCCGGACGGGCGGTTCGCGTTCGAGGACCTGACGCCCGGAACCTACACGTTGACGGTCTCGACGGTGGGCTACATCTTCGTGCGACGCCCCATCACCGTGTCGTCGGGGTCGATCGTCGACCTCCAAGTGCCGCTCGCCGAGGGCACCGGCACGTACGAGGAATCAGTACACGTGACGGCGGGACCGGCCGATCACACGCCGCCGACCGCGTCGGTGGCGCTGACTTCATCGGCCCTGCAGGATCTGCGCGAGATGGCCGCCGACGATCCGGTCCGCGCGATGCAGGCCCTGCCCGGCGCCTCCACGGGCGACGATTTCCGCGCCGAGTTCTCGGTGCGCGGCTCGGCATTTCGCCACGGCGGCATCGTCGTCGACGGCACGCCGACGAACCTCATGTTCCACGCGATGGGCGGGCTCGAGGATCCGGGCTCGATCGCGATGATCAACACGGACGTGCTCGCGAGCGCCTCGCTCGACGTGGGCGCGCACGCACTGACGCACGGCGACTGGCTGGGGCCGACCATCGCCTTCGACCTGCGCGAGGGCTCTCGCGATCGGCGCGCGTTGCGCTTCGCCGTCAGCGGCACCAACGCGTCGGTCGTCGCCGAAGGACCGCTCGGCGCCGGCCGCCGCGGCTCGTGGCTGGTCTCGGTCCGGAGAAGCTACGTCGACTGGCTGGTCCGCGTCCTCGAGCCGGACATCGACGCCACGGTGGGCTTCTACGACGGACAGGCGAAGGTCGGCTACGACCTGACGCCGCGCCAGCACGTCGAGGCGCTCTTCATCGGCGGCCGCGCGCACTACGAGAACTCGACGGCCACGGGCGCGAACCAGATCAACCACGCCTGGTCCAATGCGATGCTCGGATCCGCAGCCTGGCGCCTCACGCACGACCGCGTGCTCGTCAGCCAGCGACTGTCGTTCGTCGGCAACCACATCGACATCACAGGGCGATCCGGCCAGGCGCTTGGCGTCGGGCAGACGCGGTCGCTCCTCTGGCGGGCCGATGCCTCGTTCTTCGCCGCCCCGGGCTGGCAGATCGACGGCGGCCTGAAGGTCGAGCGTTCCTCGACGGATCAGACGCTGCGCGCGTTCGCGAACGCCGCGGGCGTCCTCGAGCTTCGCGCCGACCTCCCGTTCGATCGTGCCCGCACGATCGGTGACGGGTGGGGACAGGTGATTCGAACCACGTCTCGCGGGCGTCTCGCGATGGGCGCGCGTGTCGCGCACGACACGGCCACCGGCAGCACGGGGACGTCGCCCTGGCTCGTTGGCCACCACGAGATCGGCATCGTCCACGTCTTTGGCGGCGTGAGCGGCGCCCGCCAGTTCCCGGCGCTGAGCGAAATGGGCCGCGCGCCAGAGCCTCTGCAGGCCGAACGCGCCTGGAACGCCGATCTCGGCGTGGCGCAGCCGATCAGCGCGAAGACCCATTGGCGCGTCGCGGCGTTCCGACGCCGCGAGTGGAACGGCCTGCGAGCGATCGAGGAGGACCGGCTCGCATCCGGCGACAGGATCGTGGGCTCGCCCTTCACGCTGCTGGCGTCGCGGCTCGACACGCGCGCGAGCGGCGTGGAGCTCGTGCTCGAACGCCGATCCGAGACCGGCGCGAGCGGCTGGGTCGGCTACACGTGGTCGCACGCGCGGGCCACGGACACGACGACCGGCGAGGGATTCGATGCCGACTTCGACCAACGGCACACGTTCAATCTCTTCGTGCAGCAGCGCGTGTCGTATCGGGTGAAGCTCTTCGCGAAGCTCCGGATGGGCTCCAACTTCCCGATCGTCGGCTACTTCGACGGCAGTGCGAACGACCTCGTGCTCGGGGCCGAGCGCAACCTCGTGCGGCTGCCCGTGTACTCGCGGTTCGACATCGGCGGACGGCGCACGTTCACGTTCCGCCGCAGCCGCCTGACGATGTTCATCGAGTTCGTGAACCTGTGGAACCGCCGGAATCTGGGCCCAGGCCGCGGATCGATCCGGTCGAATCTCGCCGCCATCGGCTACGCCGAGCGGCTGCTCCCGCTCGTGCCCTCCGGCGGGCTGCTGCTCGAGTTCTGA
- a CDS encoding succinate dehydrogenase — protein sequence MPATSLPAQRRFGETTRRDAWWLPSAATFLGFSAFIVYATWAGYSNAYYEYGPYLSPMYSPLLFGPSPHAWFGGPAQPVWWPPFLHFSGAALILWGPAGFRLTCYYYRGAYYKAFWADPPGCAVGEPRKTYLGERWFPLVIQNVHRYFLYVALGIIVILGIDAWKALWFPVNGTVLEAGAPTTFGIGVGTIVLTLNVVFLACYTLGCHSLRHLVGGVLDVMSGRPIRKTSYACVSCLNRWHMKWAWISLFWVGFTDLYVRMCAMGIWTDFRLL from the coding sequence GTGCCCGCCACTTCCCTTCCAGCGCAACGACGATTCGGCGAGACGACGAGACGCGATGCCTGGTGGCTGCCATCGGCGGCGACGTTCCTCGGGTTCTCGGCGTTCATCGTCTACGCCACGTGGGCGGGGTACTCGAACGCGTACTACGAGTACGGCCCTTATCTCTCGCCCATGTACTCACCTCTGCTCTTCGGGCCCTCGCCGCACGCCTGGTTCGGCGGGCCCGCGCAGCCGGTCTGGTGGCCGCCGTTCCTGCACTTCTCTGGTGCGGCGTTGATTCTGTGGGGACCGGCCGGATTCCGGCTGACCTGCTATTACTACCGCGGCGCGTACTACAAGGCGTTCTGGGCCGACCCGCCGGGCTGCGCGGTCGGAGAACCGCGCAAGACGTACCTCGGCGAGCGCTGGTTCCCGCTCGTAATCCAGAACGTCCACCGCTACTTCCTGTACGTCGCGCTCGGGATCATCGTGATCCTCGGCATCGACGCGTGGAAAGCGCTCTGGTTTCCGGTGAACGGCACAGTGCTCGAGGCCGGCGCGCCGACGACGTTCGGGATCGGCGTCGGCACGATCGTGCTCACGCTGAACGTCGTGTTCCTGGCCTGCTACACGCTCGGCTGCCATTCGCTCCGACACCTCGTCGGCGGCGTGCTGGACGTGATGTCGGGGCGCCCGATCCGCAAGACCAGCTACGCGTGCGTCAGTTGTCTGAACCGCTGGCACATGAAGTGGGCGTGGATCAGCCTCTTCTGGGTCGGCTTCACGGACCTGTACGTCCGGATGTGCGCGATGGGCATCTGGACCGATTTTCGGTTGTTGTAG
- a CDS encoding efflux RND transporter periplasmic adaptor subunit yields MKKHRRMLVVVGVLLVGMLAAWGYSAANASTSFDPARLVTVEKGTMIVSVVATGKIEPITKVEIKSKANGIIERLHVDVDELVQPGQVLAELDRENLTARLREAKANLQAAEAARDAAVAQVRKNEIEAESPELDLARRSLARAEQLFGQNLLPQSTLEETKAAFAQAEVRHRAAAGQLVIAQARVVEATANVAQARAAVERAEEELAQATIRAPVRGTVLTRDVEVGSPVSSILNLGANATLVMTIGDIGQVYVKGKVDEADIGRVHVGQSARITTESYRDRIFAGKVTQISPIGVEKDNVTTFAVEVSIENPGKVLKANMTANAEIVLDELPDSLLVPEAAVVYDADRRAYVDVVDGTRKEGKRRVPVTLGVGNGSRIQIRSGVASGDQIVLPG; encoded by the coding sequence ATGAAGAAGCATCGGCGGATGCTCGTCGTGGTCGGAGTGCTTCTCGTCGGCATGCTCGCGGCGTGGGGCTATTCGGCGGCCAATGCCTCCACGAGCTTCGACCCCGCTCGCCTCGTGACCGTCGAGAAAGGCACCATGATCGTCTCGGTGGTGGCGACGGGCAAGATCGAGCCGATCACGAAGGTCGAAATCAAGTCGAAAGCCAACGGGATCATCGAGCGGCTGCACGTGGACGTCGACGAGCTCGTGCAGCCCGGACAGGTGCTCGCCGAGCTGGATCGCGAGAACCTGACGGCGCGATTGCGGGAGGCCAAGGCCAACCTCCAGGCGGCCGAAGCCGCGCGCGATGCGGCAGTGGCCCAGGTGCGGAAGAACGAGATCGAGGCGGAGTCGCCCGAGCTCGACCTCGCGCGGCGCAGTCTCGCGCGCGCCGAGCAACTGTTCGGCCAGAACCTGCTGCCGCAGTCCACGCTCGAGGAGACGAAGGCCGCGTTCGCGCAGGCGGAGGTGCGCCACCGGGCGGCCGCCGGTCAGCTCGTCATCGCGCAGGCGCGCGTGGTGGAGGCCACGGCCAATGTCGCGCAGGCGCGGGCCGCCGTCGAGCGCGCCGAAGAGGAGCTGGCGCAGGCCACGATCCGCGCTCCCGTTCGAGGCACGGTGTTGACGCGCGACGTCGAGGTTGGAAGCCCCGTCTCGTCGATCCTCAATCTCGGCGCCAATGCCACCCTCGTGATGACGATCGGCGACATCGGCCAGGTGTACGTCAAGGGGAAGGTCGACGAGGCCGACATCGGCCGCGTGCACGTCGGCCAGAGCGCCCGGATCACCACCGAGTCGTACCGTGACCGCATCTTCGCCGGCAAGGTGACGCAGATCTCTCCGATCGGCGTCGAGAAGGACAACGTGACGACGTTCGCCGTCGAGGTGTCGATCGAGAACCCCGGCAAGGTGCTGAAGGCGAACATGACGGCAAACGCCGAGATCGTGCTCGACGAACTGCCCGACTCGCTGCTCGTCCCGGAAGCCGCCGTGGTCTACGACGCCGATCGCCGTGCGTACGTCGACGTCGTGGACGGCACGCGCAAAGAGGGCAAACGCCGCGTGCCGGTCACGCTCGGCGTCGGCAACGGTTCGCGCATCCAGATTCGAAGCGGCGTCGCCTCCGGCGACCAGATCGTGCTGCCTGGCTAG